A portion of the Halobacillus ihumii genome contains these proteins:
- a CDS encoding ammonium transporter, translated as MDAIFLMNNVWIVVCTVLVLFMQGGFILLEAGSTRMKNAGHIAGKTVFTVGIVSLVFWAVGYGLIYGKGNAFIGFSKFFYGDATTMGVDLAGSVDFFFQLAFAAIAMTIAFGGFAERAKLSAYVIFAVLFSVLVYPVIAHWIWGGGWLAEHGKQDFAGSTVVHLTGAMAALAATIILKPRIGKYNKDGTSNDIAGHNQVFTALGVLILWIGWFGFNAGSTFGVADAFFGYVALNTQLAAGAGAVGAMLVVWATTGKADVPTTLNGALAGLVAITASCAFVEPWAAVFIGLIGGIVVFFSMRFFDKKKIDDPIFALSVHGTVGVWGTLSNGLFATPELATVGQAGLFYGGGFEQLGVQLLGVVTCGLYAFVVAFIILKVMEKVMGGIRVTEEEEIMGLDLSEHGGYGYPEYLPTPNTKTGA; from the coding sequence ATGGATGCTATTTTTCTAATGAATAACGTCTGGATTGTTGTCTGTACCGTACTCGTTTTATTCATGCAAGGTGGTTTTATCTTACTTGAAGCTGGTTCAACTAGAATGAAGAATGCTGGACATATTGCTGGTAAGACAGTTTTTACAGTCGGTATTGTATCATTGGTTTTTTGGGCTGTGGGGTATGGGTTAATTTATGGGAAAGGGAACGCTTTTATCGGTTTTTCAAAATTCTTTTATGGTGATGCAACGACTATGGGGGTAGATTTGGCAGGGTCTGTAGATTTCTTTTTTCAACTGGCATTTGCTGCGATTGCTATGACGATTGCATTCGGCGGGTTTGCTGAGCGGGCAAAATTATCAGCCTATGTAATTTTTGCGGTATTATTTTCAGTTCTCGTGTATCCTGTTATTGCTCACTGGATTTGGGGTGGAGGCTGGTTAGCAGAGCATGGAAAGCAAGACTTTGCCGGTTCTACTGTGGTTCATTTAACAGGAGCGATGGCTGCTTTAGCTGCCACAATTATTTTAAAGCCGCGTATCGGTAAATATAATAAGGATGGAACCTCCAATGATATAGCTGGACATAATCAGGTATTTACTGCATTAGGTGTACTCATCCTCTGGATAGGCTGGTTTGGATTTAACGCGGGAAGTACATTTGGAGTAGCTGATGCCTTCTTTGGTTATGTAGCACTAAACACACAATTAGCTGCAGGTGCAGGAGCAGTAGGAGCCATGCTTGTCGTCTGGGCAACTACAGGTAAAGCGGATGTTCCGACAACCTTGAACGGAGCTTTAGCGGGACTTGTTGCCATTACAGCTTCTTGCGCATTTGTTGAACCATGGGCAGCGGTCTTTATAGGTCTGATTGGAGGAATTGTTGTTTTCTTCAGTATGAGGTTCTTTGATAAAAAGAAAATAGACGACCCGATTTTCGCATTATCAGTTCATGGTACAGTTGGCGTTTGGGGGACTCTTTCTAATGGATTATTTGCAACGCCTGAATTAGCGACTGTGGGGCAGGCAGGTTTATTTTATGGTGGTGGTTTTGAACAGCTTGGTGTTCAACTGTTAGGTGTTGTTACTTGTGGTCTTTATGCATTTGTTGTAGCTTTTATTATTTTGAAGGTAATGGAAAAAGTTATGGGGGGGATACGTGTCACTGAGGAAGAGGAAATCATGGGGCTTGACTTGAGTGAACATGGTGGTTACGGATATCCAGAATATTTACCAACTCCAAATACGAAGACAGGGGCATAG